Genomic window (Gasterosteus aculeatus chromosome 1, fGasAcu3.hap1.1, whole genome shotgun sequence):
TTACATGACAGTGACGCATCTAGGCGCCGGAAAAATCACCTGGAGAtctttaaaggggccaaaaagCTCAACGCTCCCCGAGAACGAATCTCCCGCCCTTCGTGCGCGTGTCTCAACCCTCGCGGtaaagaggggagaggggagaccACGATCTTTCTCACCaacagcacggggggggggggggggggggaaagaagaaCGAGTAGAAGAGCTTTTCCTCGAAGCACTTCCCGGCTCTCCTCTAAAAGAGGCGGAGAGAGCTTTTCTATGGCGGCGAGACCCGCTGTCATCGCCGCGGTTCTGCTCCGGTGGCCGTGTAAGGCCCCGACAGGTCACGGACATGGCTGTGATGAGGCGATTGTTAAGTACTACACACTGTCACAACACGCCACAATGTACCGTCTTTAAGCCTTCCGGCCGACATTGGTGTTTTTTGAAAACATTGTAGCGCCTCACAATGCCTGTCtgtatgttttaaaatgaacggagtgggagggggaaggggggggggggggtcctgttaAGCGGCTGTCAGTTTTTGatagcgtttgtgtgtgtgtgtgcgagtgtgtgtgcgtctgtgtgtgcgcgtttacgagttttcttttttatttgcattgaCTCGTGGTGAGTGTGAAGAAGTGTTTCATTGTGTCGTCTggagtgcgcgcacacacacaaacacacgcacacaaacacacacacacctgaaactGCCGGTTTCCACATGCATGGACGCATGCGTGAACTTGAGCGCGCGTGTCTGCGCGCACGCTGTCCGCGCCCGGGAATCGTTGGTTGCGCGTCCGATGACTCCCCGCGCTCCTCATTCTGGGGCTGGAAACGTTAAAACACACCTAGCTGATCCCAGCCGGCTTTTTACTGCCGCGCAGAAGTGCTGAATCGAGGCCCGGCCCGAAACCACACATTACACAACGAGTCCCATCAGCACCTTTTCACAGGCCGAGCAACCCAACACCAAAGTCTTCCCTCGGAGGCAAATTCTGCCAACTATTCCACTATTgcacaatttttttatttttttttgaggaCGAGGTCACAACAGCAGACAGTGATTCGATGGTCATTTGGGTCTCGgttgtttttaaagcagcaaTTCAGCCGAGACAGTAAAACTGGCCTCTGTCCTCTTATTCCTGACCCAGTTCTGTTTATCATAAAACTTTATGGCCAATCTCGGGAGGGTGAAGGAGTGAGAAAAAGAAGCAATGagcgagaagagagagagagagagagagagagagagagagagagagagagagagagagagaggaaaaggccTGTAACGTCTTATTGGAGGAACAGATCGGAATCCCTCTTctcatttccttctctccttctctcccgtaATTCATTTTTAACCTGTCTGTGAAGGCATTAgagcagctgcagaggacaTCTTCaacaaatattaatattaaatattaacgtttttttccccaataCAGTCAAATACAGTCTTCTCTTTGGCCACAATTCCTCACAAAGTTGCAAAGTGGAAATAGAAATGAAGAATTTAACTTATTTGGCTCTGAAACATTTTGTCACTAAATGTCCAGCTGTTTGAATCAAATGGGACTTAAGTTACAGATTCAATTGGTTCTCCAGCTTTGAATTTAGTCCTTTACAAATAGAAACAGGTAGAGAAACTCCACACGATTCAGCAGTTATTCATTATTCTTTATTATGCAAAATTATTTAAAAGGATTCagagaaaataataaactcattaaATCTTTTAACTTCATCCTGCAACCTGCTGTTTGTGTCCAACTTTAGCCTTTGACCACCGCTGCCACCCGCGCCCCTCAAACCCTCATATCCTCATTTGTTTTGCACTGAGCTGAAACCACGCAGCCGGAGCACTTCTCCCATAGATCCCACCGCGATCGCCGTGTTTTGTCGTTAAGATAATTAGGGCAATTAGGGCTGGCCACCCCTCCTCTGTGCTCCTCACTCCACCGATTCAATTGAAAGGAAAATGGATTAAAACAGTAATTAACATCCTCCAACGAGGCCCCGAAGAGCCTTTCATAAGATAGTGCAGAGGGATATGAGCGTTAATCTCCTTCGCTCTATTGATTCTCACTCCGTATTGAGTGGGATGAAGTGGTTGAGGGGCATATTAGCCAAACACTGACAGTCGTTCACGGCGCTAATACGCTGGACTGTGACTCAGTGAGAGAACGGCTTCAGGCGTATGCGGTTATGAAATAGAGTTGATTGTAAAAAGAATATTTCAGCGGTGCACATGTAGAAACTTGAAAGAACCTTGTAAATCCGACACGGATCATTTAAATGAGACGCTATATTGAGGCCTTGAGACGATCCCTGAGAAAGTCATTTGGAAAGATGCAGAGTTTCCACTTGAGGCTCATGATCGGTCGTCCATGAGATACCAGAAAAGTGTCTGCTTCTTCATGAGGTCGCTTTACCACAGCCGGCTGGATGTAAGATAAATATAGCCACGTTGGCTCCTTTGCATGCTCATCCAACTCGCTGGAACCAGCTGCACACTGTGTGCTTGTACTCTTTATTTCTATGGAAGTCACGGAAAGGTTCCGTTTGAATGCCAAGTGGCGGTGGCTGCCAAACGCGCCCGCGCGCGCTGCATGATCCTGATAGCCGCGGGACGCTTGCATCCCGAGCGAACCTGCGCCGCAATGCACCGAGGGCTTAGGTAACCCACGTGGTGGTTGTTCTCCTCCAATTTAACGAtgctttgtcatttatttttagcaGGAATTCAAGAACAGTGCAAGTTTTGATGAATTCATTGCAGTGCAGACCTTTTTGCTGAACTTTGAGACGTAGCTCGAGAtttcaagttttttttccctctgggaGCAGCAGCGAGCAGACTGGAAGTCCATTGTGGCAGGACAACAGCGTCACTGACCGGCATACCCGTCCAGTGACGCTGTGCGCGAGTGGGGAGCCGGCCGGCGGGGGCGCGCTCGGGGAAAATGTGACCGTGTTTGCTCTGCTAATGACTAATGGTGTCGAGGTAACAAAGTAGTCAGATTATAGCCTTTGATCCACTTGAAGTTGTGACCTTTGACAAGAGGGAGTGAGAGAAAAtgggaaccaaaaaaaaaagtgtgagtgGATGAGTGCACAAACATGTGGAGAAATGACACGTGGATATCGATGGAGGCAAAGTAATTGATCGGCACGTACGGAGGCAGTTGGTGAGAAGATTAGCTTCCGCCGGCTACAGCTGCGGCCCGCGCACACCACAAGTAAGGCTTTGCATTAATGGGATCTTACGGGTCTGTGTTTATTTCCAAAGGAGAAATGTTTTGAATTCTTTCTAAAATGGTTTCTTCTGTATAGTTTTTCCCTCCAGtgcgagtaaaaaaaaagaaatgggctTTATGCTGAGGCTGCTTGCTTTCTCAGTGCGAACTCAGACACCTCGGCTATCTTATCTGTAGAATGACCTGTTATTTTAAGCCACCGTTAAGCTGCTGGCcttcaccgtgtgtgtgtgtgtgtgtgtgtgtgtgtgtccacgacATGTTAAAAAATCCAACtctgcctcttttcttctcagagAATTGCGGcctcttttcccttctttttgtttgtgtgtgttttcactgtTTATCTGCCCcttaggggagggggggcggagctgTCGGGGGAATTCCCCTCGTATTCGTAATCGCCCTCCTGTGCCTGCTGGTGTgcccgaaaaaaaaaacacatcatcatGCGCAGCGAGAGAAATGGaaatagaacaaaaacaaaatgtcatcgATGAGTAAAagaaggaggtcagaggtcagaggttgcTTCTCCTTTGAAAGACTCACCTGGATCTTCGGGTCTCCCTCTCTATGCCTTTTCTTAATTCTGCTACAGTCATAGACCACCAGTCGCACTTGACCACCTCATGGAAGAACTCCTCCTCCGTATCAGTCTCTCGGAGCGGAAGCGCCGCCGACTCGCGTGTCTGTTTGAACCGTCGCTTTATTGTTTCTTAATCACAATATTTTCGTGGCCTCACAAAGGTGACGGGTCACAGGAAGGAGAGTGTCTGCGTGCTGCATCCATGTTCAGGCCCGTGCGTGTTCCCGGCGTAGTCGGAGGCTAGAGTGGGCTTTGCCGTCCGGAGCCCTCACGGTTCAGCTCCTTTTATTCTTTctaagaaacaacagggatgcTGCAAAGTTAGAGACCTGCTGAAAAgaggaaatgctgcataaaatgaaaacatttgctTTTACTTTTGCATTTAGTGGGTTGTTATGTGATTGTCTCTCCTGTTCTGGATAACGGTAATGATTCTGGTTAAGCCCTGTAATGGGAGTCAGCCGCGTTGTGCCCTCCAACCCGCCCAATAACGTTCTCGGCTGCTTGGACTTTTTCTTTCCCTGTATTTGAAGCTGACTTTCATGCTACAAAGTTACTCGGGTTTCTCTGCCCCGATGGCTCCTTATTGACATGCTAGACCTCTGCCTCGGTCAGACTGTGCTTTTTCACTCACTCCAATTCCCCCTAATGATTCTCAGTCTAGGAACATCCTGTACttgagtgagtcacgggggagCCTGTAAAAATATGGAGTGGATTTCATTTTCTGTATTATATTTTGCGGAAGTTGgaacaatcacacaaacacttacAGCATGGTTGACAGAACACATCCTGATCTTTATTGTCACCGAGATATTTATCAGAACTCTCTGCGGAGCCAGAGTGGCTTTAGGCTCGCCAGGAATTCTGTTCGTAAGCGTTGTACCTGTgacccgtagcccccccctcccactccgtGCACTTCTAATAAATCCCCCCATCATCATTGTCACGTCGACACGGCAGCGGAAGGTAATATGTTGAACCTCCAAAGCGTGCCAAAAATAACGTCCATGTTGGATTGTTTCACAGAGAAAGGCCATTGTGTGTCCATGGGAAGCACCTCGGTCCCAGGGTCTCTCAGCCCTCTGAGAGGACCGACCCCCTCACAACTCATCAGTATGTAATGTGGCTTGCACTGAAATCTGCACCTTGAGTATTTGTATAGAAATGCTTATGCTTTTAAAGTAAGTGGATTTTGGTGGACAGAAGTGGTGTTAGTTCCTAATTGAGCTTATTGTGGAAGTTCCATCCATCACTGAAACTACTCAATTAGCAGAAGGCATTTCTCATCGCTGACGTGGTTTCACAGTTGATCACTAAAAGTCAGCTCGCTCTCCACACATTCGTTTCTTGCTTACTGCATCATTTCTCAATCCAGTTTTTGTGTGAATGTATGCAGCATATTAGACGATATTATTCTACTGTAaggttttttcttccttttttcatctGACATGATGGTCAATCACAGGCTAACGGGAGCGTGTGTTTATATTCAcatttctcctgtgtgtgtgtgtgtgtgtgtgtgtgtgtgtgtgtgtgtgtgtgtgtgtgatgtgggtGTTCATACGTAATAAGCATTGTGtagcagatgtttttttgtgggTACATGTTCATTTTTGTACCAAGAGCTATACTCCAAGTGACCTCTGCTGGTTTAAAATGAGTTGCGCTGTACTGTTGGGACGACCTTTCTAATTAAACTGATACAAAAagcacaatttaaataaatctctctttttcctgtgtTGCAGATCTTCTACAAGGTCACAAGGGAGATCTTCCCCGGCGAGGAGCTGCTACTTTTCATGAAGGCTGAAGAATATTCATGTGACACCATGGCTCCTGATATCCACGGTCtgcagcgcacaaacacacatttccgtCCATCGGCACGACATGGCATTAAACGCCTCGCTCAAATGCACAATAAGCTAATGTCCCTCTCCCCCACCGTGCAGAAGAGCGGCAGTACCACTGCGAGGACTGTGACCAGCACTTTGAGTCCCGTAACCAGCTGCTGGACCACCAGAAGCAGCCGTGCGGgatgcccccctcctccttccttaaCCCAGGTGTGACTTCTTATTTTTAAGTGAGGGGGGCTATTTTCATACCACTGTAAACACTGGGTACAGAAGAGTGACAAGACGGATGTGCCGCTGAACTGGGAGAATAGGACACTAATGACGTAAGGGACTGTGGGTCCCAACCGAGTCACTGACAATGAGCTCATGCAACAATGACACAGGAAAGAGGAGTCGAACCGAACCGGCATGAATTGTGTGTTATGTCCTGTGGTGTTTTTTACGCGAGACCTCACAGTTTATGTCCTGGGGAATACATTTGTCCTACATTACTTCTCCAACACTCAAACTGTATGTTGTGATGATGAAAGTCAATGCAACTTCTATGTGACTGGACCACAGGCTGGATagtgattttattttccttttttaatgacCGCAAACACACCCCAAAACTGCTTGtatgtttacatttgaatttaacTTTAAATGCTTTAAAGATTTCCAGGAAACTAAATATTAAACCGTAATATCTATTTTCATCTGGTtgatttaaaacgttttttttgtgcCGGATAGGAGGGGACAGCGACCTGCAGGACCAGGAACCTCAAGACCTGCGACCCCTCCTCATGTCTCATGGTCTGCAAGAGTGTAAGGAGTGTGACCAGGTCTTTCCCGATGTCCAGAGGTAAGTCAGCAACTCACAACACATACATCTCATTAGGGAGATTTTTACCACTAGCTTTGGTAAAGCTGCCGctgtcagacagacagatacgTGATAGAAAAACCACTTTCTCAAAATCTGACTTTTGCACATCCGTGTCCGTGCGTCCTGCAGTCTGGAGGCCCACACTCTGTCCCACTCGGAGGAGAGGGAATACAAGTGTGACCAGTGTCCCAAGGCCTTCAACTGGAAATCCAACCTTATCCGACATCAGATGTCGCACGACAGTGGCAAGCACTATGAATGTGAAAACTGCTCAAAGGTAGAGTGATGACTTTTGGagggagatatatatataaatatatatatatatttttttaatcggAGATTTGTGTGACTGTCCTGTCCGTAGAAGCAGGTAGTGACTCCCCCGTGTGTCTGTGCGGTTCCTTCCCCCAGCAGGTGTTCACAGACCCCAGTAACCTACAGAGGCACATCCGCTCGCAGCATGTCGGGGCGCGGGCCCACGCCTGCGCCGACTGCGGCAAGACGTTCGCAACGTCCTCGGGCCTCAAGCAGCATAAGCACATCCACAGCAGTGTCAAGCCCTTCATGTGTAAGTCACTAAGACCCTACCTATGTAAGTCTCCTCAGTacgttataataataattacaataatgATACCAATATGCTTGTGACTTGCCTTTGAAAGAACAAATGGGATGTCTTTTCAAAAACACTGGTTTGTCCTTCCTCTGCTGCTAAGAGTCAATCACTGTTGATGTTCTACAGGAATTACGcgagggatatatatatatatagcagcaGTAACATTTCACACTGGTGATAACAGCATTTAAACTAGCATGCCATTTGACTCACTCCTGGTGACCCTGCCTCACCTGATGTTGACGCTAcagctttctctccctttctcacacacacacacacacactttttacttttttgcacTCACTCCTCAGCAATCGCAAGACCGAAACACATTTTGACCTTTCACATTTTCGCCACCTCAGCACGCAGATCCGATCCCCTTCCCCTAAAGCACTATGACCTTCACCCTttgccctttctctctttccctgcCCCTTCACAAATCaaccctctttctcctcctcaaacaaacacacattaacacactcacacatatgtATATGGGCCAGAGGTACCGCATCTCCCCTGCAGACCTCTGActtccctcttttctcctctctccctccgccACATGCACCATTCCTCACAAATAGCAACCACATGTAAAACCCTCTTCCCTGTGCTCCCTCTGAAAAGGAGTCCATTTGCTGTAATCAGCAGAAAATATGCAGGTTTTAAAACAACTAATGGCCTCAAACGTGACGCCCGCCTGGGAGGGACCATGGGTGCATCcgaagtgtttgtttgtgcgcgtCCACTTGTAGGGCAGTGTTGTACTGTAACATAATTCTGTTTGTATGTAAGCGCATGCATCTtgtcaagagtgtgtgtgtgtgtctcagatattttgtatgtgtatgtacagtatgtgtgtgaaGCGCTCAGGCCTGCAGGGTTAGTCCTCACATTTTAAGTAGACATGCTACCAGTCTCACTGCAAACACGTGGAGCTCAAGCTCAAACAGATCAATTGTAATCAATTGAGAAGTATTCAGATAGTTTCCAAATTTCTTAATTCGTGTTCCAAGATGCACGGCACCGCTTCTAGAGAGGAAACAACACGTGCAATATCAAAGGCATTATGCACTCTTCATTTTTATTCCTCCAGATGTTTCCAAAACTACCTTCCTACACTGATTGTATCCGCCAAAGCCAAGCCACAACTGCACTTCATTTCAATTTAGTTTCCTGGGTCCATTCATTAcaatgactctttttttttttttcatcattacatACACTCTTGGCTCGAACCTTCCCATTTGGCGTTCCTctggagtgtttatttaaaTCCGTTTCCGCAATACTTTTTCCCGCTCTTCCTTTCCATCTCCTTAAATTGCCTCTTGAGCACCTTGTGGCTGGAGGGCATCCAAAGTATGCAGAAGTGTAATCACGGTCTGCGCCGAACCACTTCCTTAGCCCCTGTTTTGAAGATCCCGTAACAATGTGAGCAAAATCAATCATCCTGCGCTGCCTCTAACTGCTTTTTGATATTGCCGGATGATCAAAGTTCTATCCAAACGTCAGCTGTAGTGTAGCTGATTTGCAAATGATCCTGAGGTGGGGGCCAACAAGGACGAACATCTTCCCCCTCTCGTAAACGGCATTCTCGACTTTTATTAGAATAGCGATAGAAAAGAGCATGGGAAAACAATCAGTACTTGGCTGCTACTATCCACTTTGTAGATTCCAAACAAATCATCCATCTGTGGTAGATAATGCTGACACACTAGTAATGACAATAGGTGATGTCAAACAGTGGGTTTTTCCTTCTCATGGCTGGGCGTTGGCACCGAATGACATGCAAGGTCAAACAGAACAACCGGCAGGCACACGGTGGTTGACTGTGGGAAGGTCACTTAGCGCAGGACAACAGGGATCGAGCTAACGGGACAAGGTGAGGGGGCTGAGGGGGTGACAGGGAGGctcgggagaggggggggaagagcGGGCAGTAGAGGACGTGGGACCTGTCCCTGGGAACCGGACTTCAGGATAGGATTCATTCAACTCTGCTTCCTTCACAAACTTAAAATAGAGCCATTGTACTGCATgcgactgagtgtgtgtgtgtgtgtgtgtgtgtgtgtatatctacgTATGTCTGTGTTATGTGAATATTTTGTGAATGTGCCTACacgtcggtgtgtgtgtgattgtttacGGACTCCCTGGGAGCGTCCCTGGGAAGACAATGGGGTTGGAGATGCCTGGGAGTTTGGTTTGATGTGTAGATGATGAGCAGCAACAACTGACTCACACCAAACAAATCTACCAAACATATTCCCTTACAATGCCAGGATCTGGACACACCTGTCCTCCTCACTTTGTTGGAAAACTGTTGTCAGAGTATTAATGGGTCCAATATGTTTTAAATCTGCCGAAGCCTCTACCAGCCGACATCTCTTAACCGAGATGTatcatgtgatgttttttttgtgtgtggatgaaggcggaggggggggggggattcggtGAGTACTAATACGTTCTCCATCCGTCTCTGTGTCCCTGCAGGCGAGGTATGCCACAAGTCCTACACCCAGTTCTCTAACTTGTGCCGCCATAAACGCATGCATGCCGACTGCCGCACGCAGATCAAGTGCAAGGATTGTGGGCAGATGTTCAGCACCACATCCTCCCTCAACAAGCACCGGCGCTTCTGTGAAGGGAAGAATCATTTCACGGCAGGGGGATTGTTTGCCCAGGGTATGCCCCTGCCTGGTGCTCCTGGCTTGGACAAATCGTCCCTGGCAATGGGCCACAGCGTTTCTGGGCTGGCTGATTACTTTGGGGCCAGTCGCCACCACAGCGGGCTTACCTTCCCTGCTGCTCCAGCGTTTCCCTTCAGCTTCCCCGGCCTCTTCCCCTCTGGACTCTACCACCGGCCCCAACTCATTCCTGCCACCTCTCCGGTCAGACAACCCACCCATGCGCCCCTCGCTGGTCCTGGTGCAGAGCTGAGTAAGAGCCCACTGCTGCCGCCGAGCCCGGGGCATCAAGAGTCCCGGGAGCTCCTCAAGGCCCTACGTAAAGATAGTGGTGCACCTGGCAACCAGATGCCAGGTTCGGAGCTCCACGCCCAGAGCTCCTCGTCGTCCGCCAAGCAGCGGAACAAGCAGAGTGACCAGTCCGAGAGCAGCGACCTGGACGATGTCAGCACGCCCAGTGGAAGCGATCTGGAGAGCACATCGGGCTCGGAGTTGGAGAGCGACATGGACAGTGAGAGGGAAAGGGGGGCTGGGCGAGAAGCTGGCAAAGGCCCCAAAAGGAAGGCCTGTGAAGGAGCCCTCCAGAGCCCCGGCCTGATAGACAGCAGTGCTGCGAAAGACTTTCCGGGCCCAGCCCTCATACCATCCTCGCTGGACGAGCACACGGCCGTAACAGGGGCCGTCAATGACTCTATTAAGGCCATCGCCTCCATTGCTGAGAAGTACTTTGGCTCCACGGGGCTGGCTggcctgcaggagaagaaggtcGGGTCTCTGCCCTACCCCTCCATGTTCCCACTGCCTTTCTTCCCAGCTTTCTCTCCTCCAGTTTACCCGTTTCCAGACAGAGACGTCCGACCTCCAGCCCCGAAGGGCGAGCCGCAGTCCCCGGCAGACGACTGCAAGAAGGCACAGGGCAAATCTTCATCCCACTCGCCATTTGACCTCACTACTAAGCGGAAGATGGAGAAGTCCGCCACATTTGCCCCCTCCAAACCAggcacctcccactccatcggTCAGGATCAGCCGCTAGACCTGAGCCTGGGGACCAGAGGCCGCGTAGGCAatgcaagagaggaggagaccaagAACAACCTGGGCTatgaggaggagaaagcagTGGCGGAGATCCCGAAAGCGGACACCTCTTTACAGCATGCCAGGCCCATGCCTTTCTTCATGGACCCAATCTACAGGTATCGTTATTCCCAGTAGCATACGTAGCCAGGATTTAAGTCACCAGCCTACTTGGAGTGCTTTTGCACATTGTGTTATATCCAAAAACTATTTTGGTGTTAGTTCCTGTCATTTTATTGGTATTTGCATAATTGTAATTGTAGTACTggatttaaatgtgtaaatattttttgcTGTACATGCGTTAAGAGAAATCTATTATTAGCAGGGTTGAGAAGAGGAGAATGAGCGATCCGTTTGAGACTCTGAAAGACAAGTACATGCGGCCAACTCCGGGCTTCCTCTTCCACCCACAGGTAAGTTCTGACTGGGGCATCAGAGAGAAGTGGGGATACTTTGGAGCACTGGGAAGGAATTCAATAACATGGCAAGCACCTTGTCCGGACAAACTCACACCTTTTTCCCAGTGCGActgtacacttttatttattttatttacatatttgatttGAGGGTTGATTTTAGATGCTTTGGTTGACTCTGGATTGATTAAATAGTCAACATATTTCCCAATCCGTCCGTGTTGCTCTTGTGCAGTTTGAATTAGAGATAATTGTGATGTCATCTTACAAGTTCAATGGTAGGTTCCCGTATCCACAGATGTTACAGCAGCTTGGCTTTAAAACAGTGTAGATATTTTTACGACTCTTTCTATAAGGACCTCTAATTAAGAATGATTGTCCCAAGCTGACCAAAGGGGATTAATAAGGCTCCAGCCTTATCCAAACTGCTGCCTGTTAAGCCCGTTGTTGGCTATCTGAAACAGATGTGGCAGCGAGAAAGGGCACACTCTGACACGTCCGCCCATAACATGTCTTTGACTGCGATATAAAAAATGATATGCTCTTAAAGCAAAGATTTCTGCCCTGGGGTTTTCTGTGCCAGTGTTTCCAATGCGAGACTCAaattatgtgtgtgcgcgtgttcacGCCGGTGTATTTCTTCGTGTGTCTATGACATGTTGCACTGACGTTCATTTGTTCAATCTGCACCCGCGGGTGAGAACGGTCCGTCGGAAAGTGAAAACACCACTTTCTCAggcatttgattttttttttctcctttttttctggcTGTTTCACGTCTGGTTTTTACAGGCTGTTTCATTTGTGTGATTTATGTCCCCTGTCCAGAGTGCTGCATGGGCCCAGCCTGCAGCAGCCACATGGGCGTCCCGCACGCCTTAATGAGGTGTCCTATCAGTAGAAACACTAACAGAGTGCTTAGGCCATCTTTATGACTTTATGATGTCTGGACACACAAATCATTCCCAGAAACTCTAGACCGGGTCGGTCTAACCCAGACCAGGCCAGGGGCCCTTC
Coding sequences:
- the mecom gene encoding MDS1 and EVI1 complex locus protein EVI1 isoform X5 → MCEGVQTDNAGEIARLDLETRRKKDREKTKKDENKTTTTKKTSKKKIQTNLLRETGTMRSKGRARKLATSDCDDDFALYPSDILDDVCGSDVDPAPSSALAEYPPSPLLSEDEASPQHPLSFQHPGIFSPQEELTTPLDFELRESAVAGGGLGIWSRRRVNVGERFGPYEGEHTPRLRDPTQGWEILDRSGHVKFCVDASKPDIGSWLKHIQFAPAAKQHNLTVCQIGDQIFYKVTREIFPGEELLLFMKAEEYSCDTMAPDIHEERQYHCEDCDQHFESRNQLLDHQKQPCGMPPSSFLNPGGDSDLQDQEPQDLRPLLMSHGLQECKECDQVFPDVQSLEAHTLSHSEEREYKCDQCPKAFNWKSNLIRHQMSHDSGKHYECENCSKQVFTDPSNLQRHIRSQHVGARAHACADCGKTFATSSGLKQHKHIHSSVKPFMCKSLRPYLCEVCHKSYTQFSNLCRHKRMHADCRTQIKCKDCGQMFSTTSSLNKHRRFCEGKNHFTAGGLFAQGMPLPGAPGLDKSSLAMGHSVSGLADYFGASRHHSGLTFPAAPAFPFSFPGLFPSGLYHRPQLIPATSPVRQPTHAPLAGPGAELSKSPLLPPSPGHQESRELLKALRKDSGAPGNQMPGSELHAQSSSSSAKQRNKQSDQSESSDLDDVSTPSGSDLESTSGSELESDMDSERERGAGREAGKGPKRKACEGALQSPGLIDSSAAKDFPGPALIPSSLDEHTAVTGAVNDSIKAIASIAEKYFGSTGLAGLQEKKVGSLPYPSMFPLPFFPAFSPPVYPFPDRDVRPPAPKGEPQSPADDCKKAQGKSSSHSPFDLTTKRKMEKSATFAPSKPGTSHSIGQDQPLDLSLGTRGRVGNAREEETKNNLGYEEEKAVAEIPKADTSLQHARPMPFFMDPIYSRVEKRRMSDPFETLKDKYMRPTPGFLFHPQMSAIENMAEKLETFGSLKPESGDLLRSVPSMFDFRAPPSALPETLLRKGKERYTCRYCGKIFPRSANLTRHLRTHTGEQPYRCKYCDRSFSISSNLQRHIRNIHNKEKPFKCHLCDRCFGQQTNLDRHLKKHENGNLSGTAMSSPQSELDSGSAILDDKEDSYFNEIRNFISNTGQNQASPDPSEEGLNCGPFEEEKPLMASHGSHDLEDEEAEEPAADEDEGVEPSLATVKQEDKVLPGGLGDDIVQDEMDFNLNCKTSSRRYKEEESGYSALDHIRHFSDMRKLEESEQSEGDEDDGSFGSPSLTDAVKQPLFRKSKSQAYAMMLSLAEKDSLHPASHTPSTMWHSLARAAAESSAIQSLSHV
- the mecom gene encoding MDS1 and EVI1 complex locus protein EVI1 isoform X6, yielding MCEGVQTDNAGEIARLDLETRRKKDREKTKKDENKTTTTKKTSKKKIQTNLLRETGTMRSKGRARKLATSDCDDDFALYPSDILDDVCGSDVDPAPSSALAEYPPSPLLSEDEASPQHPLSFQHPGIFSPQEELTTPLDFELRESAVAGGGLGIWSRRRVNVGERFGPYEGEHTPRLRDPTQGWEILDRSGHVKFCVDASKPDIGSWLKHIQFAPAAKQHNLTVCQIGDQIFYKVTREIFPGEELLLFMKAEEYSCDTMAPDIHEERQYHCEDCDQHFESRNQLLDHQKQPCGMPPSSFLNPGGDSDLQDQEPQDLRPLLMSHGLQECKECDQVFPDVQSLEAHTLSHSEEREYKCDQCPKAFNWKSNLIRHQMSHDSGKHYECENCSKVFTDPSNLQRHIRSQHVGARAHACADCGKTFATSSGLKQHKHIHSSVKPFMCEVCHKSYTQFSNLCRHKRMHADCRTQIKCKDCGQMFSTTSSLNKHRRFCEGKNHFTAGGLFAQGMPLPGAPGLDKSSLAMGHSVSGLADYFGASRHHSGLTFPAAPAFPFSFPGLFPSGLYHRPQLIPATSPVRQPTHAPLAGPGAELSKSPLLPPSPGHQESRELLKALRKDSGAPGNQMPGSELHAQSSSSSAKQRNKQSDQSESSDLDDVSTPSGSDLESTSGSELESDMDSERERGAGREAGKGPKRKACEGALQSPGLIDSSAAKDFPGPALIPSSLDEHTAVTGAVNDSIKAIASIAEKYFGSTGLAGLQEKKVGSLPYPSMFPLPFFPAFSPPVYPFPDRDVRPPAPKGEPQSPADDCKKAQGKSSSHSPFDLTTKRKMEKSATFAPSKPGTSHSIGQDQPLDLSLGTRGRVGNAREEETKNNLGYEEEKAVAEIPKADTSLQHARPMPFFMDPIYSRVEKRRMSDPFETLKDKYMRPTPGFLFHPQFRLPDQRTWMSAIENMAEKLETFGSLKPESGDLLRSVPSMFDFRAPPSALPETLLRKGKERYTCRYCGKIFPRSANLTRHLRTHTGEQPYRCKYCDRSFSISSNLQRHIRNIHNKEKPFKCHLCDRCFGQQTNLDRHLKKHENGNLSGTAMSSPQSELDSGSAILDDKEDSYFNEIRNFISNTGQNQASPDPSEEGLNCGPFEEEKPLMASHGSHDLEDEEAEEPAADEDEGVEPSLATVKQEDKVLPGGLGDDIVQDEMDFNLNCKTSSRRYKEEESGYSALDHIRHFSDMRKLEESEQSEGDEDDGSFGSPSLTDAVKQPLFRKSKSQAYAMMLSLAEKDSLHPASHTPSTMWHSLARAAAESSAIQSLSHV